The following proteins are co-located in the Solea solea chromosome 21, fSolSol10.1, whole genome shotgun sequence genome:
- the tbc1d24 gene encoding TBC1 domain family member 24 — protein sequence MAEEDYGTFVDWAQMGDLAKASGPSKVDCQDLKEFKAMARQGYWAKNHKLRAQVYQQLIKDIPCRTVTPDAEVYLDIMGKAATKKPSSHIPLPEFVNGIPVPGYCLKAEAIASAHQIINCLAGQFPDISHCPSLPAITSLLLHFSISEAQCFEHVSRMLSCNEPGKRLLDQTFLAYESSCMTFGDLASKYCTAAHKLIVATAQDVSDVYSDWQRWVLGELPFSHVVRVFDVYLVEGYKVLYRVAIALLKLYCKHKVGVQKLPGNQQDSSKVREDIQAFIKGIASTITPEKLLEKAFSIRLFSRKEITLLQLTNEKSLKQKGITVRQTRQNVQLALNPDTFSSDIVSAKEMRDIWSWIPERFALCQPQLLFTTSTHGCSINRFYSHCEGYEPTLLLIRTTDGDVCGAFLSTDWEERKRGGNKLSFFGTGECFVFKLKPEVERYEWVVIRHPELATSVKNQPPVDTAPSDGQNSDNNSLQQPEKCAGELSPFLSARHFNLNSNNTSMFMAGNFDFIIVGGGEGNALYIDADLNHGRTGRCTTFDNPPLCAESFQVSLLEVWGFQDTMAP from the exons ATGGCTGAAGAGGACTATGGCACGTTTGTGGACTGGGCCCAGATGGGGGATCTGGCTAAGGCTAGTGGGCCCAGCAAGGTAGACTGCCAAGACCTGAAGGAGTTCAAGGCCATGGCTCGGCAAGGTTACTGGGCCAAAAACCACAAACTACGGGCACAAGTCTACCAGCAGCTTATCAAAGACATTCCCTGCCGTACAGTTACCCCAGATGCAGAAGTATACCTTGACATTATGGGAAAGGCAGCCACTAAGAAACCCTCTTCCCACATCCCCCTGCCAGAGTTTGTGAATGGAATTCCTGTGCCAGGGTACTGCCTGAAAGCTGAGGCGATAGCCTCGGCCCATCAGATTATCAACTGCCTCGCTGGACAGTTTCCAGATATCTCCCACTGCCCGTCACTTCCAGCCATTACCTCTTTGCTCCTGCACTTCAGTATAAGTGAAGCTCAGTGTTTTGAGCATGTCAGCCGCATGCTGTCCTGCAATGAGCCCGGCAAGCGACTGCTGGACCAGACTTTCCTGGCCTATGAGTCCAGCTGCATGACCTTTGGTGACCTAGCCAGCAAGTATTGCACAGCCGCCCACAAACTGATCGTGGCTACAGCCCAGGATGTGTCGGACGTCTACTCAGACTGGCAACGCTGGGTGCTTGGTGAGCTGCCTTTCAGCCATGTGGTCAGAGTCTTTGATGTCTACCTAGTGGAGGGTTACAAAGTCCTTTACCGTGTGGCTATAGCCTTGCTCAAGCTCTATTGCAAGCATAAAGTAGGAGTCCAAAAGCTTCCAGGCAACCAGCAAGATTCAAGCAAAGTCCGAGAAGACATCCAGGCTTTTATCAAAGGCATTGCCTCCACCATCACACCTGAGAAGCTGCTAGAGAAAGCCTTCTCCATCCGTCTGTTCAGCCGTAAGGAGATCACTCTGCTGCAGCTCACAAATGAAAAGTCCTTGAAGCAGAAGGGaatcactgtgagacagacgcg GCAGAACGTGCAGCTGGCACTTAACCCGGACACCTTTTCCTCTGATATTGTGAGTGCCAAGGAGATGCGGGACATCTGGTCCTGGATCCCTGAGCGTTTTGCCCTGTGTCAACCACAGCTACTCTTCACCACCTCTACCCATGGTTGCAGCATAAACAG ATTCTACTCACATTGTGAAGGCTATGAACCTACTCTGCTCCTTATCCGGACCACAGATGGTGAT GTCTGTGGAGCCTTCCTGTCTACAGACTGGGAGGAGCGGAAGAGAGGAGGCAACAAATTAAGTTTCTTTGGCACCGgggaatgttttgtttttaag TTAAAGCCAGAGGTGGAGCGCTATGAGTGGGTGGTGATTCGTCACCCAGAGCTCGCCACCTCCGTCAAGAATCAGCCTCCAGTGGACACTGCGCCCTCTGATGGTCAAAACTCGGACAACAATAGCTTACAACAGCCAGAGAAATGTGCTGGAGAACTGTCGCCCTTTCTCTCTGCTCGCCACTTCAACCTTAACTCCAACAATACTTCCATGTTCATGGCTGGAAACTTTGACTTCATCATAGTAG GGGGCGGTGAAGGCAATGCTCTGTACATCGATGCAGATCTGAACCATGGTCGCACGGGCAGGTGCACCACCTTTGACAATCCACCCCTGTGTGCAGAGAGCTTCCAAGTGTCACTGCTGGAGGTCTGGGGTTTCCAGGACACCATGGCTCCATAA
- the atp6v0cb gene encoding ATPase H+ transporting V0 subunit cb: protein MATPPPEYSPFFAVMGASAAMVFSALGAAYGTAKSGTGIAAMSVMRPELIMKSIIPVVMAGIIAIYGLVVAVLIANNINAEVSLYKSFLHLGAGLSVGLSGLAAGFAIGIVGDAGVRGTAQQPRLFVGMILILIFAEVLGLYGLIVALILSTK from the exons ATGGCGACCCCACCCCCCGAATATTCTCCGTTCTTCGCAGTGATGGGTGCCTCTGCGGCGATGGTGTTCAGCG CACTGGGAGCTGCCTATGGCACAGCTAAGAGTGGTACAGGAATTGCCGCCATGTCTGTGATGAGGCCAGAGCTCATCATGAAGTCCATCATCCCTGTGGTCATGGCGGGAATCATAGCCATCTATGGCCTGGTAGTAGCAGTGCTGATTGCCAACAACATCAACGCTGAGGTGTCTCTCTACAA GAGTTTCCTTCACCTGGGTGCTGGGCTGAGTGTGGGCCTCAGTGGACTGGCGGCAGGCTTTGCAATCGGCATTGTGGGCGACGCAGGCGTGAGGGGCACGGCTCAGCAGCCAAGGCTTTTTGTGGGCATGATTCTCATCTTAATTTTTGCAGAGGTCCTGGGTCTTTATGGGCTCATTGTTGCCCTTATTCTCTCCACAAAATAA